Sequence from the Mauremys reevesii isolate NIE-2019 linkage group 5, ASM1616193v1, whole genome shotgun sequence genome:
TACCACAGTAACTATAGCAACCACAATTTTAATCCATTCCCAGATAATTAGTCACATAACACTTGTTAACTCCTACAGTCTCATTTTCACAACAGTTTAGATTAGGAATGGTCTTTTCTTCATATGATCCTGTGTCATTGTGAAGCTGGTGCAACCTCCTCTTTGGATATACTAGATGAGGAATTGAGCTCCTATGTATCATAAGACCATGTGCTTCAAagtgtaaatatatattttctggTTTTCCCCATATTAGTCATTCCTAATGGAAATAAGGAAATCATCTGACTCAGTCCAGCCTACTAAATGTGTACAATATTAGCTCTCACACTGCAGAGATACAGTTTTCATGGTAACAGATTCAAGTTTCAATTGACAGTTTATTATACAATAACAAAATGTACACATGGTTCTGTAcatttcagaaaaacattttaaaattaatattgtgCATGAGATTGGTTGCTATAAAGTCTTGCCCACTCATCTTTGAAAAATCAATCTAACGTATGAAAAGTAAAAGTAACAATAAAAATTAGAATGCCCTGAAAACATGTACTGTGTGTTTTTCTGGCCAAGAGAAATTTTACCTAAACTTTGTGAAGATTTCTGTTGTGTCATGCAGCAGGCGAAGCTAAAATGTGTGTTTAACTAAGTGAGTAAAATAGCTAATGTGGGCCAAAGTGAAGTCTCTAAACAGTTCTGGTCTCTGCACTCTGTGCTACTGCAGTAACAACTGGGCACCCACAAGGAGCCATGTTCTACAGTACCGGTGGCTAGCTATGCATGAGAAAGAACACATGGAAATGGAAAAAGCAGAGTGGGGAAAGAACTTGGAGGGAAACAGCGGGAGAACGTGGGGAAACAAAGGGGTAGATAGATTGGTGAAAGAAGTGGAATGGAACAGACAGGAAGAGAATCTGAAAAAATACCCAGGATAGAGAAAAGAGACatgaaaaaataaagagaacAGAGACAGAAAAAGTCAGAACACTGAGGCTTGGTATACATTTAAAGCTTTTACTGGCATTGCTATGTCAattaggagtgtgaaaaaactaTACTcttgaccaacatagctatgccaacaaaacTCCAGCATAGAAGCAGCTATGCCATCAGAAGCTATGCCATCAGCAAATCAGATCAAAACGCTGTGTTTGATTGAgaagttttattttcattttgattttaattgtttttaatatgtatttTGAAACGgttgttttgaaacaaaaatatcaaaatgttccCTTCCTATATTGTCAAAATGGAATGCTCCAACCttattgaaattttttttaaaatttttctaaatgaaatttcatcaaaattgacacACTCCCAAAGAATGCACCAATTTTGatgaaacagcattttccaacagGAAAATATtccatcagaattttttctaaCTTGAACCACTATGTGCACATGTTGATATATTACACTCCCCACATCCATACATAAAGTGGGTTAGGTACCAACAGTCTAAAGTTTACATTCGGTGCCATGAGCCTTATTTTATTTGTAAGAAGTGTTGTTCTAAGAAGTTACTTCTCACAGTGTCTTGAGGTACTCTGACTAAACTTTATGTATTACTAGCAGTGGATAACTGATTCCAGGAACAGGTATAGTAAGTATAGCTATCTCACTGTGACACTGAAGttgtagacatatcctgaaaCTTAGGGAAAATTCCCTGCCAAAGACTTGAAATAACTGAGATGACGGAGTTGATTTTTAGAAttcttgagggggaaaaaaaattcaaaatttcttAACGAGATCTcattaaaagaaaggaaataccTACAAATGTCCCTCTCTCTAACCCTGTAACATGCACCCACTGCTCTACCTTCCACTTCTGTGAGGAGTGCTGATGTTTAGATACAGAATATTTCTGcttcaaacaaaaacaacaaaagataTGAAAGGTCACACAAGCAGGTTTtgaaacttgtttttaaaactgaTATCAGGTATAGAGCCCATAATGGTCTCTGGCTTTAGCAACTGGAGTTGCTCAAAGATTATTTATGTGCTACTACTGTTAAAAGCTACTGAAGATTCTCCTTTATAGATGAAACTGTTATTGGTCGTGAGTTACATTCTTTCCATTTGCATCAGACCTGTTCAGAGACAGAACTCTCCCTTTCATCCCCCCAGGATACACAGACCCCAAGGAGTTGCTCTGTGGCACCTCTGACCCAGGCTTCTGCTTCACACCCTCCCTCGGCACATCAGAACCTCATTAGTTCCACTGCCTCTTGGGCAGTATGTACCTGTGGAGTGCAACATTTGCCCTGCATGCAAGAGATTCTCTACTAGCTTTCAATGGTAGCAACATTTATAGCCTCTTTTCAGAACTCCTGCCCTATAAAATTAGATCTTTACGTGCTTCCTCTGTTTTACAGAAGCGCTCAGCTCTGAACAGACAAGCATAAAGACCTGGCATACATATTGTTCCAGCAGAACTATGTCAGACTGACTAAAATCTACTAATTAAGACCAATCTCATGCTCGGACTTCAACCAATTTTAttgaaaatagatcttgtcaaacaatCATCACTGAATAGGGGTGTTTTTAGTGatgttctgcagggatcagtactaggcCTAACACTACTCagtattttcatcaatgatctggaataTAAACTGGCAGATGACAAAGTTTGGCAGAAAgataaataatgatgaggacagaGAAGTCATACAGAACGATCTGGATCACTTCATAAATTGgccccattcaaacaaaatgtgttttaatgcaGCCAGATACAAGGTGATACATCCAAGAGCAAAGGATGCAAGCCATGCCTACATAATGGTGGACAATATCCTAGAATGTAGTGACTGAAAAATTTAAGGGCCATAGTGGACAAACAGCTCATATGAGCTCTCTGAAGTGCTGTGGCAAGAAAAGCTAATGAGGTGGTTGGATTTCTAAACAGGGGAGTTGTGAGGTGTTTTTTCCTATGTAGATAGCATTGTTGAGACAGATAGtagaatactgtatgcagttctggtgtccacagttttaAAAGGACGTTGAAAAGCTGAATAGGGTGctgagaagagtcacaagaattattcaagggctggaaaaaaaaatccttattgtGACgaacttaaagagctcaatctgttaaacttatcaaaaagaagagTGAGAGGTTGtgtgtataagtaccttcatggggagaagaTACCAAGTACTAAAGAACTCTAATCTAACAGACCAAGGGACAATAAGAATCAGTGGCTGGAAGCCAaagtcagacaaattcaaattagaaagaaGGAACAATTTTTAACAGCAAGGGGTGATTAACCAATGAAACAAACTACCAAGgcaagtgatggattctccatctcttgatgtcttctgatcaagactggatgcctttcgggaagttatgctttagccaaacataaGTTATTTAGCTCCATACAGGGACTACTCGGTGAAATGTAATGGTCTGTGGTATACAGGAGGTTACACTAAataatctaatggtcccttctgtctttAATATCTATGAATCAATGATCTTCAAAATCCAAAAGCAACTATTCTTTTATTTGAGCTAGAGCAAAATCACCATTAGCATTCAGTTGTAGTAGCAGTTAGCATTTCTATCCTCTTTGAGGCAAGACTATCTCAAGAACTAGACAGACAATACCTCCCTCACTGGTGTTCTACTTGGATACAGAACAAAATTTCATaaactgtttttccttttccagtAGCTTTACTGTGCTGATTGTGTAGAGACACTAGGTGAGTGAggaaatagcttttattggagcaacttctggtggtgaaagaGATAAGATTTTgaggtacacagagctcttcctcaggtctgggaaaggtgccacagctaaatacaaggtggaacagattgtttagcataagtagttaacacatattctaagggaccatacAAGGTGAAGTGGGCAATTAATGCTGGTTTGTAATTGGAGATTTTTTCTGTAATGCCTGAATTATTCTTTTCAGCTTCTGTAAAGTAATTAACACATTTGTCTTCTTTAGTAAGTTAGACATCATAACAAAAACAATTAACTCAACTGGCAACTAGGAAGCTCATCTAAATTTACCAGATTACTGCAAGGGGACCAAAACCATTCCTTACATAAACCATGTTAAAATGGTTTTATTTCCATTTCAGGTTTTATTCTGCAAGTCCATAGAAACCTGGAAGTTCTTAGTTTACAAGTACTGTTCCCAGTGCTTAATAAGCCTTGCCcatattttgctgtaaaattacTTAGTACCTAATTGACCATGAGTATAGGGTACACTGATAGCGAGGATTCCAACTGGGAACCATGGAAATGGGGAGTGCTGGTTCTGTAGGATCAGTCTCATTTTCTGATCCAGCAGTAGCCCCTTTTTACAAGAAGATCAGGCTCCATTGGGTTTTGAGGAGCCGGTGGCCGCTGTTCTCCGAGATATCCTTTGCTCTGTGGCAGAAGCTATCTGCATCGAGTGCCATGTCTActctaccacttatgtcagtaaAACTTATGTTGCTTAGGGGCGTGAAAAAAAACAATCCCGAGTGATACAAATTACaccagcttctcctgctgacatagctactgctgctcattgtGGGTGAtttaattatgttgatgggaaagctctctcccgccagcatagagtggctacatgagAGATCTTACAGCGGCGCAACTGCATTGAtatagctgcactgctgtaagctctcatgtagacatagcccaagTAATACTACTTGAAGCAGCATTTACCCAGGTTACATGCCTATACTTACCTCAGAGTGGAATTTTGCACAGACTTAGGGTGCAAGAACAAGAGCTACATCGTTCATGGGAAGTTGGATACCACCTTCCTTCATAGCCCCTTTTAGATTCTCTCATACAAGGGGAAGATTTGAAGGAAACTCATCTCAGGGAGTTTCCTGGGCCAGTATCCACTGCATGCAGGAGAGTATATTTTGCTATTTAATTTTTATGTTTTGTATTTAATAGTCATCCCattcttgaaaaataaacttgCACATAAACTGCAGAAAAAAGTCAGATTCCTGTCATGTTAACCACAGCTAATTAATGTcctcctttcccttctctttgTTTAGGTTTCATCACACTTTGAATGATTTTGACATAATGACAGCTGAGGATTCCACTGCTAGGATGAGTAACGACTCCTCCAACCTGTCTACAACCAAAGTTCCTGAAGGTGTCGCTGGGGCACCTAACGAGGCGGCTCTGTTGGCACTCATGGAGCGTACTGGATATACCATGATTCAAGAGAACGGGCAGCGCAAGTATGGCGGACCACCAcctggctgggaggggctgcaccCTCCTCGAGGCTGTGAAGTCTTTGTTGGTAAAATTCCCCGCGATGTGTACGAAGACGAGCTAGTGCCTGTGTTTGAGTCCGTAGGACGTGTCTATGAAATGCGCCTGATGATGGACTTTGATGGGAAAAATCGGGGCTATGCTTTTGTTATGTACACACACAAGCACGAAGCCAAACGTGCCGTCAGAGAACTGAACAACTACGAAATCCGTCCTGGTAGGCTTCTAGGTGTTTGCTGCAGTGTGGATAACTGCAGGCTGTTCATTGGAGGTATACCCAAGatgaagaagagagaagaaataCTAGAAGAGATCTCCAAGGTGACAGAGGGAGTGCTAGATGTCATTGTGTATGCGAGTGCTGCAGACAAGATGAAAAATAGAGGCTTCGCTTTTGTGGAGTATGAAAGCCATCGAGCAGCTGCAATGGCGAGGAGAAAGCTGATGCCTGGGAGAATCCAACTGTGGGGCCACCAAATTGCTGTTGATTGGGCAGAACCAGAGATAGATGTTGATGAAGATGTGATGGAGACTGTTAAAATCCTGTATGTGAGGAATTTAATGATTGAAACCACAGAGGATACAATTAAAAAGATCTTTGGCCAGTTTAACCCTGGCTGTGTAGAACGGGTTAAAAAAATACGCGATTATGCCTTTGTGCACTTTACAAGTAGGGAAGACGCAGTTCACGCCATGAACAACCTCAATGGCACTGAACTTGAAGGCTCATGCCTGGAAGTTACCTTGGCCAAACCAGTAGACAAAGAGCAGTACACTCGTTATCAGAAAGCAGCTAAAGGaggagcaacaacaacaacagaagtAACTCAGCAACCCAACTATGTTTACTCTTGCGATCCATACACACTAGCGTATTATGGATATCCCTACAATGCTCTGATTGGTCCCAACCGAGATTACTTTGTGAAAGGTTAGTAAGCACAGTTGAACATGATATAATTAGGGGGCATTATTGCCAGCTCTGCTTTCAAGGGGGGGCCATGAATCTGTCTTAAATAGGTAACAGCTGACATGCTTTACATTTTTCTGAACTTACTTTTGCAGCACAGTTCATCATAATTATACTCTGTCTTACTTTATTAATGCTAGTATATTGAAGATATTTTTCTTTTGACAATCCCTTTCTAAGACAGGTGTAAGGTAGGAGTGCACTAGTGGACAGAACacaggattgggagtcaggagatctgactTCTATTACCCTGAGCAAGTAACAGACGTTTCCTATAGTTTGAGTACCAGACTTCTTGAGTCTAATTATCCAAAGTGTTGTACGTCTGcacctccttttgacttcagctACAGCGCTGGgtgctctgaaaaatcagatcttAGGTGTCTCAAAATAGGCATCCAAAATTACAGATGCCTTTGAAAACCTTAGCCATAAACTATCTATGCCTCAGTTACTGCATCTGTAAAAAAACTGATCATACTGTACCCTCCTTTATGAAAAGCTTTGAGATCTgttgatgaaaggtgctatataagttAGAAGTATTTCTCTAATTATTGGAATTTAATTGTTATTGAATTCTATATATTAAAAATTAACCAAAAAATTAATCATTCAGGCTTAAATTCCAACAATTATAACTGACATTTGTAATTGCAAGTGGTTTTGTACTATCATTACAGAGAATATAATTTGCTGAAATTCTGAAAATGTATTTCCCAGCCAAGTTCAGTTTAACAATAAGCATGGATCTTATTATTTGACCACCTCCATAAACACAGAAATATTTGTAAACCCTAAGTGGTCAAAAGTTCCAGCCTCAGCTCAGTCTCCGGGTTTATATCTGTGACTATTTCTGCACTAGGAATCAGTTAATTGCATGTCTGAATCAGAGGCACCAGAAcagggggtgggcaaaggggccatggccctcccactttttgccacagacccagccccctgcctctcctcttccccacccccaagaccTCAGCAGCTGTAAGGagctgcagaccctccacctggtCGAGGTGGAGGGCCCTGAAAGCAGCCCCGAGCCTGTGTCCCCACCCCTCAAGTCCCCTGCCCAGGGTacgcagctccccacagctgtccgggtggctcttaccatggtTTGGCTGTGGCTCATCggcccctgaggccctgccccaggccaggccagaagccaagTCAGGGTAAGAGCCATGtgtgcagctgtggggagctgcggaCCCTCCATCTGTCCTTAGAGGGAGGCCCAGGAggtggggacatgggctgggggctgctctaggGCCCTTCACCCTGAGCAGGTGGAGGGGCTCGGGTTCCctggcctggctctggcttccggcttggccagggggcagggctttggggggaagaggaggggcagggctggggccatggaTGGGGCCTCatgccctctcccccagctttTAGGAAAATTCCATCACTCCTGGTCTGAGTACCCAGACAACCTGCCATAAAAGTACCACTACATCCCAGGACCAAAAGCACCATAATAATATGTGCAAAATTGCTGATATAAATTCAACATTATTAATAAATTCCAGAGAATACCAAAGTCTGAACTAAACCACTAAAATCTAGTCGTGCAAGGAATAGTACTACGAACAACAGAAAATGCATTGTGCATTCCTGATTCGAGGAAGATTCCCTTTGTTTTCAAGAACAGAGTCATTCAAATTCAGCTATTCTAACTTCAGCAAGCTTATTACTATCCAAATGCCTGTACGTGGGAGTATTAAGCATTTCCCCCATTGCTGTTACTGTGTTATTCATCCTCATTTTGTTATGTTGTTATTATAAGCAGGCAGCATAAGAGGCAGAGGGCGAGGTGCAGCTGGCAACAGAGCCCCTGGCCCCAGAGGCTCTTATCTGGGGGGATATTCTGCAGGCCGTGGCATATATAGCAGATACCACGAAGGGAAAGGAAAACAGCAAGAAAAAGGATATGAGCTTGTACCCAATTTGGAGTTGTCTGCTGTCAATCCAGTTGCCATTAAACCTGGTGCAGGTTAGTATAATTACTAGGTTGGGCAAACCTgttgggaggtgggtggggagaagaggcttgAAATTCAGCCCGTTCTTTGAACTGAGCTTGAACTTTTTAGATTCAGATTGGTTTGGGTAAATTAACACCCCACCCAACCAGCTGTGGTGATACTTAGGATATATTTATGGCTGGGACCAGTAGGTCTGTATTCTTCCTGCTGAGTTTGTCCAATTGTTCTGTTCAAATCTGACAATCACCATCTTCTCTACAAATGTGAGGCAGCAAATGCATTTTCCAGCACCACTCACTGATGGTTACTAGCTATGCTCACTTGTGTGGGCTCCACAGGCCAAACGAACAAGATAGTCCCACACCTAGGTGTCCTCTCCAGGTCCAACATATAGCAACACAGCTGCTGGTTTCAGAGGCTGCTGCTCTGTTTGCTAGAGAACAAAGACTAGGGGTCACATTCCTCCCTGTTTATCTCCTTTGATGTTAGTGATTACATCAGGGGTGACTTTGGCCCCCTGACTACAGACATCTAGAAGACAAAGCAGGCAGATCTCCCTATGTGAGGATTTCCTTGGCGTGGGAGAGTCCCCAGCTGGCACAGAGTTGGCAGCACTGGTTTCTATGTCACCTTTCTGGAGCCCCCAGTTTAGGATTATGGTAGAGCAGGAATGGGATGGCCAGATCACACAGTGCTCCAGCAATTCCTGGCTGGCAGAGAGCCCCTTAGGTGCTATTACTAGCCGACAAACTTTAGGACAGCCTCTAGGCTGTTGTAAGTTACACTGGGCAAGTGGAGAACCAGCCACAGGATCAGGGAACAGCAACTAGTTCCTTTCTACCACCCCCTTAGCAATAACCTATGGAAGCTGGGtgcagctgagaatctagcccttGGTGTTTATAGGAGAAAATGGTAGTGGCTAGAATGAAGTTGTGGAAGTCCGCAAGACTCTGTTTGAATAGCCTTCTGTTTGGGCTAAATATTATGAGGTAGAATCTACATTCAAGTGACCAGAGTGAGCCACTGAAAGAAGTAATCGTGTCCTCTCCCTAGTGTAATCATAATTGTAACAGATATACTAATAATAAAACACCACTGATGTTACAGTAAAAATGCACTTGATTGTAGTTGTAACATTATGAAATACTCTAATAACAATCAATTACAAATAAGTGGAAATCACTTTTAAGATATGCACTtatcttaaataaaataaaaaaagatgaaCACTCCTAAAGGAAGATGCCATCCTGACAGTTTGATGATGTAGTTTGAGAAAAGAGGCATTCAGCTTAGTATTTGCATGACAAAAGTAGATGATTTTCAAAGACTAGGTCTGTTTTCAAAGAAAGATTTGAGATAATTTAACCTATATCCTCAGACTCTCTAGGCAAAATGTCAGTTATCAGAGAGAGCATTctcaccagggctggtgcaacccattaggcgacctaggcagtcgcctagagCGCTAACATTTTGGGGGCGGTGACTGCAGCGGCcagaccttccgccgcctctgtcaggggtggcattttgggggcaggaccttccgctgcctctgtcaggggtggcattttggggggtgggaccttccgccccctagggtgccaaaaaagctGGTGGAGCCCCTGATTCCCTCCCTTCATAATTGTGAATATATCTTAGGAGTTTCAGGTATTGCTAAAGATTATTTGAAAAATGATTTTTGATATACACACTATATTCTTGCCtagtaaatatttatttacagtatCTGTCTAATTTATTAGAACTCCAAAGACAGGCCAAAAGCAGACTCTTGAGTTCATATATTTCCAGATTTTAGGAAGGTTTGGATTCAAATCCCTAGAGCCAAACCTGCCCCTATGGTACTGGTTCCAATACCTGAATGGAAAGGGCTAAGTTCTGATCCCTGTCAACGTGTGCTCAAACTCTTATAAAAAGAGGTGTTCTTGTGAAGTGgcggtttttttgttttgttttgttttgttgggtttttttaaaccaaaatggtGGAAAACAGAACTGCTGATCTCACATGATTTCTGCCAGTTTGGAATAAACTCCTGCAAGAtttattcatagaatatcagggttggaagggacctcaggaggtcatctagtccaaccccctgctcaaagcaggaccaatccccagacagatttttgtcccagatccctaaatggccttctgaaggattgaactcacaactgtgggtttagcaggacaatgttcaagccactgagctatccctccccccaacaccatTGAAACCAAACTTTGAttggcagggatagctcagtggtttgagcattggcctgctaaacccagggttgtaaattcaatccttgaggaagccatTTAGGGATATGAGGAttagtcctactttgagcagggggttggactagatgatctcctgaggtcccttccaatcctgatattctatgatttggcttCAGATCTGATCCATGGCCTAAAGCTAATTCAGATCCCAATCCAAAAATCACCTCTTCCAGCCATCTGTAGTCATTCAGTTATCTATAAATTTATTGTTGAAAGATTAATTAATCAAAAGCTGATTTTGAGGAACACACATTGCTGGAGATTTTCAGCAGGACAAATTTGCTTCCTAAGCAATGCAGCCAAACTCCATTCAGAAATGTGTACAGACTCACAGCCCTTGCATATATAACCCTCACTGTCCACGGCTCTTTCCCCTTGTTTTTCTATTTATTGCAAGTTACCTGCTTTTTGACATGAGAAGAAAGGAGTaagaggtttttttaattaaataaataagctGAGACCAGAGTCAAGCAGAAAGATGTGATGAAATATGTGCAGCTAAATTAAGCCAGAAAAAGTAACTAACTATAGTGCAGAGTTGGCTAAAGTGAAGCCTATAGGCCAGCTGCTACCCACAGAGTTACACAATATAAATCACACTCTTCTTTTCATACAGCAATTCTGCCTATGGAAACTTCAGGTCCCAGAATGCAATACTCCCACCTTGATCTCAGAGGCAGTAACTAAGATCAAGATGGAGCACTGCATGCTCAAATGTATCGTCTCCTTAGACCACTAGATGAGGACAACTGTAATCTGAACAGATCTCTGTAAATTTGATGTAGCCTTCAAGTTTTCAGTGTgaccctcatgggggagggtccTGCTTTAAGAGCCCATTGAGATAAAAGTGTTTGAAAACTATGCAGTACATACAAAATTGTAGTACTGAGTCCATGAGCACACCTTGAAATATTTATAGTAATTAACATATGAATTGAGAAGCACCCCCAAGACCTTGTATGTTGTATATCACAGTGATGAGCGTGGTGTAAATTACCTAGCAAGAGAGGTTTCTTTTACCTTGGAAAGAAAGCACTGTAGATGCAACTCCAATACGTTTTTGTGTATGTGGTCTGTTCCAGTGGCAATCCCTGCTATTGGAGCCCAGTACTCCATGTTTCAGGCAGCTCCAACAGCCAAGATGATGGAAGATGGCAAAATCCACGCAGTGGAACATATGATCAATCCCATTGCTGTCCAGCAGGATCCAGCTagtgtggcagcagcagcagctgttatACCCGCAGTGTCAACCCCTCCACCTTTTCAGGTAAATTCAGTATGTAGTCCTTGCTAAGCTTATCTTGGTACATTGAAACCCTGGCCTCTTGCCATGCTGCAGTTTAAAGGGAGATTGTTTAGTTATTAGACTAAAAAAACCAGCCCTcccttatcagaggggtagccgtgttagtctggttctgtaaaagcaacaaagaatcctgtggcaccttatagactaacagacgttttgcagcatgagctttcgtgggtgaatacccacttcttcggatgcaagtgatgCAAGCCCTCCCTTGACAGTTGTCTCACACTGCAGTAAATCACTTGCCTCAAACAGGTAAAGTCTGAGTCACATTAACTATTGCACAGATTAGCTAAATCTCAAAAGGAGTGTTCTGTGTAGAGCTGGAGTGCTACTGCACAGCCTCAACATGCCTCGGCCAGAACTGTGCGCCCTGATGCTATGCTAGGGTCTCCTTGGGCTTGTGGGGGGAAGAGTTGAGAAACTTGCAACACTGGCTCCCCTCTTCAGTTTAGGGTCTTTTTCCAtctcattttaatttattttctcctCCCCATATAGCACAGGGCAGGGGAGCATATTGGCCACAGAGAAAAAGGAAGGTGGTTAAAGCACAAGTAGAAGCAATTCTACTTGTGCCTTGGCTTTACTACAGAGTTGCTGTGCAACATTAACTATTCTGTACTTCACTTACCCAGTCTGTCAAATGGTGATAATTACCCTTTCCTATCTCCCTAGAGTATTGTGAGAATAAATTCTGTAATGtttctaaagcactttgggatcctctAATGGAAGGTGCTATAGCAGTGCAATGTGTAATTGCAACAATTAAGAAGATCTTTGCAAATAGTAAAAAGCTCTTAAGTCTGACATAGGATGAGAGAATTCATGTTCAACAGAACAAAATGCAGCTAAGGCACTTTCAGCACTTATTTTGGAGAGTCTTTAGTTCAGCAAGTGGAAACTGGACAtacataactaaaaaaaaaaaacaattttgccATTTTATGCATGTGGGACTAGACACAACCCCAGATCCCTTCGCAGCttgaggtgttttgttttgttttttactgctCTAGCCACACCAACCTTCACATGCCATTATCATAGGCACTGGTAAGAAAAAATACATAGCTCACGCTTTGAAGCCTGCTAGCATCATTCCTATAACTGATTGGATAGTCTCTATTGACAGTGCTGAAGTGCTTCCCTAAAAGGCTGTTGGTGTTGCCTCTGTAGCAGTAGCAGTGCCAGTCCAGTCAGGGAGCAAGAAACCAGGATGGGAATCCATCCTGAAACCCTCTCATGGGAAAGCCACCATCAAGCTATGGCATTGGCTGGATCTGTAAGGGTTTATTTTGATATGACATATTGACTTTTTTTTGTAGTTCCATTCCATTTATTATGTTAATAGTGAAAAAAAATGACACTCTGAGGCTACTACAGCTCCAGAATTATTCTGTGTAATTACATTGTGACAGACTCTTTTTATTATTCCTTATTTGTCCTGCAGCCCCcgtcctgggccaggagctgtacaaacacaaaacaaaaagactccctgcccccaaagagcttacaatctaagtaaactTGTTGCCATATCACTGATCTGCAAAGCTCTTTGGAAACAAGTCGTGAGATTTCAGAAGGTGAACAGGGACAAGGGGAGGTATtaatagtactttgcacttcagTAGCACCTTCTATACAAGAATCTCAGATGTTTCACAAGCATGAATGAATTTAGCCCCGCAACAAG
This genomic interval carries:
- the RBM47 gene encoding RNA-binding protein 47 isoform X3 — protein: MTAEDSTARMSNDSSNLSTTKVPEGVAGAPNEAALLALMERTGYTMIQENGQRKYGGPPPGWEGLHPPRGCEVFVGKIPRDVYEDELVPVFESVGRVYEMRLMMDFDGKNRGYAFVMYTHKHEAKRAVRELNNYEIRPGRLLGVCCSVDNCRLFIGGIPKMKKREEILEEISKVTEGVLDVIVYASAADKMKNRGFAFVEYESHRAAAMARRKLMPGRIQLWGHQIAVDWAEPEIDVDEDVMETVKILYVRNLMIETTEDTIKKIFGQFNPGCVERVKKIRDYAFVHFTSREDAVHAMNNLNGTELEGSCLEVTLAKPVDKEQYTRYQKAAKGGATTTTEVTQQPNYVYSCDPYTLAYYGYPYNALIGPNRDYFVKAGSIRGRGRGAAGNRAPGPRGSYLGGYSAGRGIYSRYHEGKGKQQEKGYELVPNLELSAVNPVAIKPGAVAIPAIGAQYSMFQAAPTAKMMEDGKIHAVEHMINPIAVQQDPASVAAAAAVIPAVSTPPPFQGRPITPVYTMAPNIQRIPAAGIYGASYVPFAAPAATTATIATLQKNAAAAAAAAAAYGGYAGYIPQAFPTATIQVPIHDVYQTY